Proteins encoded together in one Rhinoraja longicauda isolate Sanriku21f chromosome 22, sRhiLon1.1, whole genome shotgun sequence window:
- the cse1l gene encoding exportin-2 — protein sequence MRAAGSAPFSLRLNWRRLRPEDGAGVGSGAEFVIMDLSDANLQSLSEFLKKTLDPDPAVRRPAEKFLESVERNQNYPLLLLTLVEKSQDNVMKVCSSVTFKNYIKRNWRIIEDEPNKICEADRVAIKANIVNLMLSSPEQIQKQLSDAISIIGREDFPQKWPHLLTEMINRFQSGDFHVINGVLRTAHSLFKRYRHEFKSNELWTEIKLVLDVFAEPLTALFKTTIELCHTHAKDVNVLKVLFSSLVLIAKLFYSLNFQDLPEFFEDNMETWMTNFHSLLTLDNKLLQTDDEEEAGLLELLKSQICDNAALYAQKYDEEFQPYLPQFVTAIWNLLVTTKQEVKYDLLVSNAIQFLASVCERPHYKHLFEDQNTLTSICEKVIVPNMEFRAADEETFEDNSEEYIRRDLEGSDIDTRRRAACDLVRGLCKYFEGPVTAIFSGYVNSMLQQYAKNPSVNWKHKDAAIYLVTSLASKAQTQKHGITQANELVNLSDFFVNHILSDLKSPNVNEFPVLKADAIKYVMIFRNQLPKEQLLVSLPLLINHLQAENIVVHTYAAHAIERIFTMKGPNNATLISPVELAPVVEHLLTNLFKALTLPGSSENEYVMKAIMRSFSLLQEAIVPYVPTLISQLTQKLLVVSKNPSKPHFNHYLFESLCLSVRITCKPNPITVRSFEEALFPVFTEILQNDVQEFLPYVFQVMSLLLEIHNADISPCYMGLFPHLLQPLLWERIGNIPPLVRLLQAFLEKGANSISTNAADKIPGLLGVFQKLIASKANDHQGFYLLNSIIEHMPTDVIHQYRKQIFILLFQRLQSSKTTKFVKSFLVFVNLYAVKYGAIALQEIFDGIQPKMFGMVLEKIFVPEVQKVSGQIEKKICAVGITKILTECPSMMDTDYTKLWTPLLQALIGLFELPEDNSIPEDEHFIDLEDAPGYQTAFSQLAFAGKKEHDPIGATVNNPRVHLAQCLHKLSTACPGRVPSMISTSLNAEALQYLQSYLQAASVQLV from the exons ATGCGCGCGGCGGGCAGCGCGCCATTTTCCTTGCGTTTGAACTGGCGGCGTCTACGGCCCGAGGACGGAGCTGGAGTAGGATCAGGAGCAG AATTTGTGATCATGGATCTCAGTGATGCCAATTTGCAATCCTTGTCTGAATTTCTGAAGAAGACTCTTGACCCTGACCCTGCAGTTAGGAGACCAG CTGAGAAGTTCCTCGAGTCAGTGGAAAGAAACCAAAATTATCCATTGTTGCTGCTAACTCTTGTTGAAAAGTCTCAAGATAATGTCATGAAAGTGTGTTCAAGTGTAACTTTCAAGAATTACATCAAAAGAAACTGGCGAATT ATTGAAGATGAGCCAAACAAAATATGTGAAGCAGACAGGGTAGCTATTAAAGCCAACATTGTGAATTTGATGCTGAGTAGCCCTGAGCAGATTCAAAAACAG TTGAGTGACGCCATCAGTATAATTGGACGTGAAGATTTTCCACAGAAATGGCCCCATCTTCTAACAGAAATGATTAACCGTTTTCAAAGTGGAGATTTTCATGTAATTAATGGAGTACTTCGAACAGCGCACTCattatttaaaag GTATCGACACGAATTTAAATcaaatgaactgtggactgagaTTAAACTGGTGTTGGATGTTTTTGCCGAGCCCCTGACTGCACTCTTTAAG ACTACTATTGAGCTGTGCCacacacatgccaaagatgtaaaTGTGTTAAAGGTCCTCTTCTCATCCCTTGTTTTGATTGCCAAGTTATTCTACAGTTTAAATTTTCAG GATTTGCCAGAATTCTTTGAAGACAATATGGAAACGTGGATGACGAACTTTCATAGTTTGCTCACTTTGGATAATAAATTACTACAGACTGAT GATGAAGAGGAAGCTGGTTTACTGGAGCTGCTTAAGTCGCAGATTTGTGACAACGCTGCTCTCTATGCTCAGAAGTACGATGAGGAATTCCAGCCCTATTTGCCACAGTTTGTCACTGCTATTTGGAATTTACTAGTTACAACCAAACAGGAAGTTAAATATGACTTG TTGGTCAGTAATGCTATTCAATTTCTGGCATCGGTTTGTGAGAGACCACATTACAAACATCTTTTTGAGGATCAGAATACTTTGACCAGTATCTGCGAAAAAGTGATTGTCCCTAACATGGAATTCCGAG cTGCTGATGAAGAAACATTTGAAGATAATTCTGAAGAGTATATAAGGAGGGACTTGGAGGGATCAG ACATCGACACCAGGCGAAGAGCAGCTTGCGATTTGGTGCGTGGTCTTTGCAAATACTTTGAAGGGCCTGTAACAGCAATATTCTCTGGCTACGTCAATTCTATGTTGCAACAATATGCCAAAAATCCTTCTGTTAATTGGAAGCACAAAGATGCTGCAATTTATCTTGTGACATCGCTTGCCTCCAAAGCTCAAACTCAAAAG CATGGAATAACTCAAGCAAATGAGCTTGTAAATCTGTCAGACTTCTTTGTTAATCACATCCTGTCAGACTTGAAGTCGCCAAATG TGAATGAATTTCCTGTACTGAAAGCGGATGCCATTAAATATGTTATGATTTTTCGGAACCAG CTTCCAAAGGAACAACTTTTGGTCTCCCTCCCACTGTTAATTAACCACTTACAAGCCGAAAACATTGTTGTTCATACATATGCTGCTCATGCTATTGAAAGGATATTCACTATGAAAGGACCTAACAATGCCACCTT AATATCTCCTGTGGAGTTGGCCCCTGTGGTTGAGCACCTGTTAACAAACCTTTTTAAAGCCCTGACTTTACCTGGGTCTTCTGAAAATGAGTATGTTATGAAAG CTATTATGAGAAGCTTCTCACTTCTCCAAGAAGCAATTGTTCCTTACGTTCCCACGCTGATTAGCCAGCTAACACAGAAGCTATTGGTCGTTAGCAAG AATCCAAGCAAGCCACACTTCAACCATTACCTATTTGAGTCCCTTTGCCTTTCCGTGCGCATAACATGTAAACCAAACCCAATAACTGTGAGGAGTTTTGAAGAGGCTCTCTTCCCAGTGTTTACTGAAATATTGCAGAACGATGTGCAAG AATTCCTCCCATACGTGTTCCAAGTGATGTCGCTGCTCCTTGAGATACACAATGCTGACATCTCCCCGTGCTACATGGGTCTTTTCCCACACCTGTTGCAGCCACTGTTGTGGGAACGTATTGGGAACATCCCACCTCTTGTCAGACTACTTCAGGCCTTCCTGGAGAAGGGGGCAAATTCCATTTCCACAAACGCAGCGGATAAAATT CCAGGATTGCTAGGAGTCTTCCAGAAGCTAATTGCCTCCAAAGCAAATGATCATCAAGGCTTCTACCTGCTTAACAGTATAATTGAACACATGCCTAC TGATGTCATACACCAGTACCGGAAACAGATCTTCATTTTGCTTTTCCAACGACTTCAGAGTTCAAAAACAACAAAATTTGTTAAAA GTTTCTTAGTGTTTGTTAACCTTTATGCTGTGAAATATGGGGCAATAGCATTGCAGGAAATCTTTGATGGCATTCAGCCAAA AATGTTCGGTATGGTGTTGGAAAAGATTTTTGTTCCAGAGGTGCAGAAAGTATCTGGGCAAATTGAGAAAAAGATTTGTGCAGTAGGAATTACGAAGATCCTAACAGAATGTCCTTCGATGATGGACACTGACTATACTAAGCTGTG GACTCCTTTGCTCCAAGCTCTTATTGGTTTATTTGAATTACCTGAAGATAACAGCATTCCTGAAGATGAGCATTTCATTGATCTAGAAGATGCACCGGGCTATCAGACAGCCTTCTCCCAGTTGGCCTTTGCAGGAAAGAAAGAACACGACCCCATTGGTGCAACTGTGAATAATCCAAGAGTTCACCTGGCCCAGTGCCTTCACAAACTGTCCACGGCATGTCCAGGCAGA GTCCCATCCATGATCAGCACAAGTTTGAATGCAGAAGCATTACAGTATTTGCAAAGCTATCTTCAGGCTGCCAGTGTGCAACTGGTGTGA